The following proteins are encoded in a genomic region of Oncorhynchus kisutch isolate 150728-3 linkage group LG6, Okis_V2, whole genome shotgun sequence:
- the rad1 gene encoding cell cycle checkpoint protein RAD1 — translation MPLSTQSQTEGDNYVLVASLDNVRNLSNILKAITFKDHAIFNATPNGLKVTVEDSKCLQANAFIQAEIFQEFTIREDSVGFQVNLTVLLDCLTIFGGSTVPGVATALRMCYNGYGYPLTLFLEEGGVVTVCKINTQEPEEPIDFEFCSTNVTNKVILQSESLKEAFSELDMTSEVLQITMSPSQPYFRLSTFGNSGNAHYDYPKDSDMMELFQCTKTQTNRYKMSLLKPSTKALALSCKVSVRTDSRGFLSLQYLVRNDDGQICFVEYYCCPDEEVEEE, via the exons ATGCCCTTGTCTACTCAGTCTCAGACTGAAGGTGACAACTACGTCCTTGTAGCTAGTCTGGACAATGTCCGGAATCTGTCCAACATCTTGAAAGCTATCACCTTCAAAGATCATGCAATTTTCAATGCCACACCAAACGGGTTGAAAGTCACTGTGGAGGACTCTAAATGTCTGCAAGCCAATGCCTTCATTCAG GCTGAGATCTTCCAGGAGTTTACCATCAGAGAGGACTCAGTGGGGTTTCAGGTCAATCTGACTGTTCTTCTGGACTGTCTCACCATCTTCGGGGGAAGCACAGTACCAG GAGTGGCCACTGCCTTGCGGATGTGCTACAACGGATATGGCTACCCCCTGACCCTGTTCCTAGaggagggtggtgtggtgacggTGTGTAAGATCAACACCCAGGAGCCAGAGGAGCCCATAGACTTTGAGTTCTGCAGCACCAATGTGACTAATAAAGTCATCCTGCAGTCAGAGAGTCTGAAGGAGGCCTTCTCTGAGCTGGACATGACCAGTGAGGTCCTGCAGATCACCATGTCTCCCAGTCAGCCATACTTTAG GTTGTCTACCTTTGGGAATTCTGGGAATGCCCATTATGATTACCCAAAAGATTCTGACATGATGGAGCTGTTTCAGTGCACAAAGACTCAGACTAACAG GTACAAGATGTCTCTCCTGAAGCCGTCCACCAAGGCCCTGGCTCTATCCTGTAAGGTCTCAGTGAGGACAGACAGCAGAGGGTTCCTGTCTTTGCAGTACTTGGTCAGGAATGATGATGGACAGATCTGCTTCGTTGAATACTACTGCTGTCCGGATGAGGAAGTGGAAGAGGAGTAG